The uncultured Methanomethylovorans sp. genome contains a region encoding:
- a CDS encoding choice-of-anchor L domain-containing protein yields MALFIHTKISVSLLTAFFFFSILFAGIGSAATISVENVSDSVTAADLVNILLGENSTVTVSNISITGSNAAIGHFTNGGSLGFDTGVVMSTGLISNISNDMSNFANTNNSQPGDSDLSTLVNDTTFDAIILEFDFVPEKSGINFNYRFSSEESFTDVYDDAFGLFVNGANIALLPNGNPVSVINIGNGTYYEPGPLNNCFNGSSIILTAAVEVVPGTLNHMKFAIADARDGVYDSGVFIEGGSFVSNTIPNAPVSPMCEAETNPTDLTDLTPEFSWTFSDPDVGDTQGAYQIQVGTTEGGSDMWDSGQVTSSSSTDISYAGSDLDYNTVYYWRVKTWDNNNAVSSYCAAQTFSTSEEILSPVANLTANVTSGTAPLTVNFTDLSTNTPTSWLWDFGDGNISNDQNPTHTYTSGGTYTVSLNATSAAGSNTSIQANYITVVVATRVDASYASVTYYENDNMTVDPGINVTGSSTFTSARVYIGDGYVAGEDFLRFTDSSNITGSFSGSTGVLTLTGNGSAAAYQAAFRNIKYENTNEDPNTADRNITFVLGENALYSQDTGHYYEYVANARISWNDAKTAAEARSLSGMQGYLATITSATENSFISSKIQGEAWIGASDSAQEGQWKWVTGPESGTIYSLFWSGNYNGAAVNGSYENWNDNEPNDAGDEDCAHLLSNGMWNDYNANNIDPIMGYFVEYGGMPNEPSPQLTTTIVVSINSINDAPSTPGAFTSPTSGQIKQGGQSLTASWGASTDLDDAVKYDLWFFNGSWTIIGDLLNTNSKTFTLPADNTNSAMLRVYANDTQDNSSARDVTFTIDSLGPVISYGTNGNVTYSKSHSTTATGTDAVAGLANIAYAWTNDSDVSSVSSWTNFVNGAALTKDTVSGEWYLHINATDNVGNVNLSVSSAFNLDNGLPVINFGTNGNATYAQNHSTDVTVVDPLSGIESLAYSWTNDSDVSSVSEWTSFANGDALSKDSVQGDWYLHIRATDNASNTNYSVSNAFAMDSVLPILSITGNPSSWQNTSATINVTIYDLSGASLVKWDSGIFDTTYFSSSGTTIASPYSIEVSENGNYTVYAMDAAGNENVTTFTVSYIDTVLPSIDIAPDGNSTYAQNHSSTITSLDSLSGVQSLTYSWSQSSNVGSVSSWTACNSGDTVTKGSANGNWYLHVRSIDNADNVYYSVSSVFRLDNGLPVIHYGTDGDDTYAQSHSTVVTVTDALSGINQLGYAWTQDIDVDSVSQWTSFTNGATLTKNSGDGDWYLHIRSIDSASNTNYSVSSNFRLDNTAPAYIWLQKPLNADTGDSVTIELNVTDVDSVSECTITVDGEEHQMDTDSGNYLWTVDLPASDSGSLVSQVIYSCTFSDLAGNVGSTGEILLNVSILPIADFTASATRGNSPLTVSFEDDSSGRVEDWHWDFGDGSTSTEQNPVHTFGSGNFSVNLTVTNNNGTSSQLLNIKAAEPLNCTTSPEDSDPVSIYGEEKNFSVSTNILSSFSWYIDGEPISGDGVTMSSNHDDSSTVSFCAINTSEYIDQDNFFVDDYNISVVVSNESTGMSDTFSWDWTVTNSSVEDSEDIEFVISTTPDITSSGNMSYVGFNTTNDERTDNNNLTGSITFVSFNTPGNASDLRIKVEVLDKSSLNESEAGFSQDSVYQYLDISFSNQTLVDTTGLNRSIEFRVLNERDGGSLAITSVMLKHWGNPAWESYIPELLNNDGTYSYFIVRNISGFSPFAITANYEYSSGSGSGSGTGKAIASFWSSQEDTGKTGGSASTGSESSKVSTSTESSTDTGASSGEKVQTNDDIVTTGDEGSNSRSSNIIAAGIVLLAAALLIFFLYRKKREEDQ; encoded by the coding sequence ATGGCGTTATTCATACACACTAAAATCTCAGTATCGTTGTTGACAGCTTTTTTCTTCTTTTCGATCTTATTTGCCGGAATCGGTAGTGCAGCGACAATTTCTGTTGAAAATGTATCAGATAGTGTCACTGCCGCTGATCTGGTGAACATACTGCTTGGAGAAAATAGTACTGTTACTGTTTCCAATATCTCAATTACAGGCAGTAATGCGGCGATCGGTCACTTCACTAATGGTGGCTCGCTGGGATTTGATACTGGTGTTGTAATGAGTACCGGTTTGATTTCTAACATATCCAATGATATGTCTAACTTCGCTAACACTAATAATAGTCAGCCAGGGGACAGTGATCTGAGCACGCTTGTCAATGATACTACTTTCGATGCCATTATTCTTGAATTTGATTTTGTCCCTGAAAAAAGCGGTATCAATTTTAATTATCGATTTAGTTCTGAAGAAAGTTTTACAGATGTGTATGATGATGCTTTTGGACTTTTCGTAAATGGAGCTAATATTGCCCTGCTGCCGAATGGAAATCCAGTCAGTGTAATTAATATTGGAAATGGTACTTACTATGAGCCAGGTCCTCTCAATAATTGTTTTAATGGGTCCAGTATAATACTGACAGCTGCAGTGGAAGTAGTACCAGGAACTTTAAACCACATGAAATTTGCCATTGCGGATGCAAGAGATGGTGTTTATGATTCGGGTGTTTTCATAGAGGGCGGTTCTTTCGTATCCAATACAATTCCTAACGCACCAGTATCCCCTATGTGTGAAGCTGAGACGAATCCAACAGATCTAACAGATCTAACCCCTGAATTTAGTTGGACTTTCTCTGATCCAGATGTTGGTGATACACAGGGAGCTTACCAGATCCAGGTAGGAACAACCGAAGGTGGAAGTGATATGTGGGACAGTGGCCAGGTCACAAGCTCTTCATCAACTGATATATCTTATGCGGGTTCTGATTTAGATTATAATACTGTATATTACTGGAGAGTAAAGACATGGGACAATAACAATGCAGTAAGTTCCTACTGTGCCGCTCAAACCTTCAGTACTTCGGAAGAAATTCTATCTCCTGTTGCTAATTTGACAGCCAATGTCACTTCCGGTACAGCTCCACTTACAGTGAACTTCACTGATCTCTCAACCAACACACCCACTTCCTGGTTATGGGACTTTGGTGATGGAAATATTTCAAACGATCAAAACCCTACCCATACCTATACAAGTGGAGGCACTTATACCGTCAGCCTCAATGCAACAAGTGCTGCTGGAAGCAACACAAGCATCCAGGCGAATTACATCACTGTAGTGGTAGCGACTAGAGTGGATGCTTCCTACGCGTCAGTCACTTATTATGAAAACGATAATATGACCGTAGATCCCGGGATCAATGTAACCGGCAGTTCAACTTTTACATCAGCTAGGGTCTATATCGGTGATGGCTACGTAGCGGGTGAAGACTTCCTCCGTTTCACGGACTCAAGCAACATAACTGGAAGTTTCAGTGGATCAACCGGAGTTCTTACTCTTACGGGAAATGGAAGTGCTGCTGCATACCAGGCAGCCTTCAGAAATATAAAATATGAAAACACTAACGAAGATCCCAATACAGCTGATAGAAATATTACATTCGTTCTGGGAGAAAACGCTCTTTATTCCCAGGATACAGGTCATTATTATGAATATGTAGCAAATGCTCGTATCTCCTGGAATGATGCGAAAACAGCGGCAGAGGCAAGAAGCCTGTCGGGAATGCAGGGTTATCTCGCTACGATTACATCCGCAACGGAGAATAGCTTCATCAGTTCTAAAATACAAGGTGAAGCATGGATAGGGGCAAGCGATTCAGCACAAGAGGGTCAATGGAAATGGGTAACAGGTCCTGAAAGTGGGACAATTTACTCTTTATTCTGGAGTGGCAATTATAACGGTGCTGCTGTAAATGGTTCGTATGAGAATTGGAATGACAACGAGCCAAATGATGCAGGTGATGAAGACTGTGCACACCTTCTCTCAAATGGAATGTGGAATGATTACAATGCAAATAATATTGATCCTATAATGGGTTATTTTGTAGAATACGGTGGAATGCCGAATGAACCCTCTCCACAGCTCACTACAACTATTGTTGTGAGTATTAACTCCATCAATGATGCCCCCTCCACCCCCGGAGCTTTCACCTCTCCCACAAGTGGCCAGATCAAGCAGGGCGGTCAGTCACTAACTGCCAGCTGGGGTGCATCTACAGATCTGGATGACGCTGTCAAGTATGATCTATGGTTCTTCAATGGCAGCTGGACAATAATTGGGGATCTTCTGAACACTAACAGTAAGACATTCACTCTGCCTGCTGACAATACGAACAGTGCAATGCTCCGTGTATATGCAAACGATACTCAGGATAATTCATCTGCAAGAGATGTTACATTTACTATTGATTCACTGGGACCAGTGATATCTTACGGCACAAATGGAAATGTCACGTACTCCAAAAGCCACAGTACAACAGCAACAGGAACAGATGCTGTTGCAGGCCTTGCAAATATTGCCTATGCCTGGACCAATGACTCTGATGTAAGTTCCGTATCCTCATGGACCAATTTTGTAAATGGTGCTGCATTAACTAAGGATACTGTCAGTGGTGAGTGGTATCTGCACATCAATGCAACAGACAATGTTGGTAATGTAAATCTTTCCGTATCCAGTGCGTTCAATCTGGACAATGGTCTGCCTGTGATCAATTTTGGAACCAATGGTAATGCTACTTATGCCCAGAACCATAGTACTGATGTCACTGTTGTTGATCCACTTTCAGGTATCGAGTCTTTGGCTTATTCCTGGACCAATGATTCCGATGTGAGTTCGGTTTCTGAATGGACCTCTTTTGCCAACGGAGATGCCCTTTCCAAGGATTCAGTACAAGGAGACTGGTATCTGCACATAAGAGCTACCGATAATGCAAGCAATACCAACTACTCCGTATCCAATGCATTCGCTATGGATAGTGTGCTTCCGATACTAAGTATCACAGGTAATCCTTCAAGCTGGCAGAACACCAGCGCTACCATCAACGTAACCATCTATGACCTTTCCGGTGCATCTCTGGTAAAATGGGACAGCGGCATATTTGATACCACATATTTCAGCTCGAGCGGTACAACTATAGCTTCTCCTTACTCTATCGAAGTCTCTGAGAACGGTAATTACACTGTGTATGCCATGGATGCAGCTGGTAATGAGAATGTCACGACTTTTACAGTATCATATATTGATACTGTGCTTCCATCTATCGACATTGCACCAGATGGCAACAGCACCTACGCTCAGAACCACAGTTCCACAATAACATCTTTGGATAGTCTTTCTGGTGTACAGTCCCTTACATATTCCTGGAGCCAGAGTTCCAATGTGGGTTCAGTATCCTCCTGGACTGCGTGCAACAGTGGTGATACGGTAACAAAAGGTTCTGCGAACGGCAACTGGTACTTGCATGTAAGGTCCATTGACAATGCTGACAACGTTTATTATTCCGTATCCAGCGTGTTCAGGCTTGACAATGGGCTGCCTGTGATACATTACGGTACCGATGGGGACGATACATATGCCCAGAGCCACAGTACTGTTGTTACTGTCACAGATGCACTTTCAGGTATCAACCAGCTTGGTTATGCCTGGACCCAGGACATTGATGTGGACTCAGTATCCCAGTGGACATCTTTTACCAATGGAGCTACCCTTACGAAGAATTCAGGTGACGGTGACTGGTACTTACATATCAGGTCAATTGATAGTGCGAGCAATACCAATTACTCAGTATCCTCAAACTTCAGGCTGGACAATACTGCTCCTGCGTATATTTGGTTACAGAAGCCTCTGAATGCAGATACAGGAGATAGTGTTACCATCGAACTGAACGTCACTGACGTGGATTCCGTTTCAGAGTGCACCATAACTGTTGACGGTGAAGAGCATCAGATGGACACCGATTCAGGCAACTACCTATGGACCGTTGACCTCCCTGCCAGTGATTCAGGATCACTCGTAAGTCAGGTGATCTATAGCTGCACTTTCAGTGATCTTGCAGGTAATGTGGGAAGCACAGGTGAGATCCTGCTAAACGTATCCATTTTGCCCATCGCTGATTTCACGGCAAGCGCAACCAGAGGCAATTCTCCTCTTACAGTAAGTTTTGAGGATGATTCATCTGGTCGGGTAGAAGACTGGCACTGGGACTTCGGAGACGGCAGTACTTCTACCGAGCAGAATCCTGTCCATACTTTCGGATCAGGTAATTTCAGTGTCAACCTGACAGTGACCAATAACAATGGCACTTCCAGTCAGCTGCTCAACATAAAGGCTGCTGAACCGCTTAACTGTACCACGTCTCCGGAAGACTCGGACCCAGTTTCAATATATGGTGAAGAGAAGAACTTTAGCGTATCAACCAACATCCTCTCAAGCTTCAGCTGGTACATCGATGGTGAGCCGATAAGTGGAGATGGTGTCACCATGTCCTCGAATCATGATGATTCCTCTACTGTTTCATTCTGTGCTATAAATACAAGTGAGTACATTGATCAGGATAATTTCTTTGTGGATGATTACAACATATCTGTTGTAGTAAGCAATGAAAGCACAGGAATGTCAGATACTTTCTCCTGGGACTGGACAGTAACGAATTCTTCTGTAGAGGACAGTGAGGATATCGAGTTTGTGATATCAACGACTCCAGATATCACTTCATCAGGGAACATGTCATACGTAGGGTTCAATACCACCAATGATGAGAGGACCGATAATAACAATCTTACTGGCAGTATCACCTTTGTTTCGTTCAATACTCCGGGTAATGCTTCCGACCTCCGTATTAAGGTTGAAGTTCTGGACAAGTCATCATTGAATGAATCAGAAGCAGGATTCTCTCAGGACTCCGTGTACCAGTACCTTGACATTAGTTTCAGTAACCAGACCCTTGTTGATACAACGGGTCTTAACAGGAGTATCGAGTTCAGAGTCCTGAACGAACGTGATGGCGGCTCCCTTGCCATAACTTCAGTGATGCTCAAGCACTGGGGCAATCCGGCATGGGAAAGCTATATTCCGGAACTGCTGAACAATGACGGTACATATTCGTATTTCATTGTGCGCAATATCTCCGGCTTCTCACCGTTTGCAATTACAGCAAACTACGAGTACTCTTCAGGCTCAGGATCGGGGTCAGGCACTGGTAAAGCCATTGCAAGTTTCTGGTCATCACAAGAAGATACTGGTAAGACGGGAGGATCAGCATCTACTGGTTCCGAAAGCTCTAAGGTGTCAACAAGTACGGAAAGTTCAACTGATACCGGAGCATCATCAGGTGAGAAAGTTCAAACCAATGATGATATTGTCACCACAGGTGATGAAGGCAGTAACAGTAGAAGCAGCAACATAATTGCAGCTGGAATTGTACTACTGGCTGCTGCATTATTGATTTTCTTCCTGTACAGGAAGAAACGAGAAGAAGATCAATAA